The DNA sequence TTATGAGCATTCGCAACTCAGTTGACTGATGAATCACATctaattaagtttttttctctatttgCACTCAAAATATTGGCTGCTGATTTCAGTTGTCAACTTTAACATAAATTGGTTAACTGCCAAAAGCAAATAAGGTAAAACCGGATCATCCAACATAATAACTTAAACACTGaacatgttttccttttccattCTAGTTAGCATTTATTtaccacaaaacaaaacaaaaactgcaaCATCAACATGTAATGACTCTGGGGCAAACTAAAGTATATaacttttggtttttctttcaaagaaaacaaaaatgtaacgCAAGGTCAAATACAGGGATGCTCAAAATCCTTGGAGAGCCGAAACAAGCCAAGAACAATGTTAAAACGGATGCAATAATGTAGTTGCTGAaggaaattacaaaaaaaggtAACGTCGAACTAATGATAGTGCTGAGTCATCGGCTCCATTTCAAAAATCGCAACCAACATCCCACGACTAACCCtaaataattaattgtaaGGATACAAATATATCTTGATCCTCAATATGAAAAAAGCCGATCACGAAACCTTAGTAAGACAATAAAACCGACTTGAAACTATATTCACAGTTTACAAGGCTAAAACAATTACTTCAGTGGAATAGtgactaataaataatttgcCATAAAGTTTCGTGAACTATATATATGGTTGTAAAAACATCTGGCTCATCAAATTCCGTGACAACAGTGAAGCACAACACATGAAATATTACGACAGCAAACAGAGCAAGAAAAATCTTTAAGACAACCTCCAAGACAGCATATCATTTGTCTTAATCTAATTAGCTGACAGTCACGTATCTACAACCCAACTTCTGTTTTCACGAGTAATCGCGATAGGCAGCAAagaatgcaaaaaataaaaaataaaaaaaataaaaattgggtcttaatttcatttccGCTTACACTATGCACCATTAATCAACCAAGAGCACAAATTCTGTTGTCTCTCCTCGCTCCTGTGCTTGATGAGCTGCGAATGTTAGCTTTAGTTCATCTCGACTCTTGGGTTGGGTCAGAGTCGGCCgatgacatttgtgacattctATTTGCCTGTGTAACATTGTACTTGCATTTCTTTCGGAGACGAAACTTTCCAAACTCGTGTGTAAATGCTTTCCTGTACCTTGGAATTCTCCAGGCATAGATAAAAGGGTTTAAAATACTGTTAACTAAAAGCAATTTGTTTCCAACATAAAGGAAGAAGCGAAAACCCTCCTGTGACAAGAAAGACCGCCGAGCTACCAACATATTTTGGGCAATGTACTGTGGAGCGAATGTCACATAAAATAAGATCAGAACCATGAGAAATgctgaaatcatttttctttccctgtCTCTATGTGCAGCGGTCATTTGTTCGTCCCTTCCTCCAGCAACATTTCGTAGTTGCTCGTTATGGCTTCGCAGTGCGCGGAACGTTTTCCAGTAAACTAAAGAGAGTGCTATGATTGGGAGTGAGACGTGGAGATGGCAATACAAAAGAACAAACACATTCTGGGGCAAAACCATCGCTAAACTCGAAAACAGTACAGAGTATGTCCaaataattgcaataaaaacttTGATCT is a window from the Acropora palmata chromosome 14, jaAcrPala1.3, whole genome shotgun sequence genome containing:
- the LOC141865951 gene encoding melanopsin-like; this encodes MSNSSVAASNEIPRGFLVSQIIVSLLLSTPAVFTNIILLITIYRRKLWRITATLLVVNLSVCDFLTGLISGYGSLYYDVNLYLGQTRKELLRARLIITFSAVLTNVVASCNIAAMAVDRLLAVSSPLHYKARVTPKKIKVFIAIIWTYSVLFSSLAMVLPQNVFVLLYCHLHVSLPIIALSLVYWKTFRALRSHNEQLRNVAGGRDEQMTAAHRDRERKMISAFLMVLILFYVTFAPQYIAQNMLVARRSFLSQEGFRFFLYVGNKLLLVNSILNPFIYAWRIPRYRKAFTHEFGKFRLRKKCKYNVTQANRMSQMSSADSDPTQESR